From a region of the Sesamum indicum cultivar Zhongzhi No. 13 linkage group LG3, S_indicum_v1.0, whole genome shotgun sequence genome:
- the LOC105158825 gene encoding aldehyde dehydrogenase family 2 member C4, giving the protein MGGEIRNGNVEKATISIPEIKFTKLFINGEFVDSISGKTFENIDPRTEEVIANVSEADKEDVDLAVKAARQAFDHGPWPRLPGCERRRIMLKLADLMDENVEELAALDALDAANLYSLGKAKQIHDGAELIRYYAGAADKIHGTTLKMSRELQGYTLVEPIGVVGHIIPWNFPIQMFVLKVGPALSALYCAHLAKQAGVPDGVINVVTGYGSTAGAAISSHMDIDMVSFTGSTETGHRIMQAAATSNLKAVSLELGGKSPFIVFDDADVDRVAPLALVGCFFNQGQICVAGTRTFVQEGIYDKFITRLLEEVKAWVVGDPFDPNVNQGPQVDKKQYEKVLSYIERGKKEGATLLVGGKPLPGKGYYIEPTIFTDVTDDMTIAKEEIFGPVMSIMKFRTVEEAIKRANGTKYGLAAGIMTNDLNIANTVARSLRAGAVWINCYFAFDNDLPVGGYKMSGFGKDMGIEALHKYLQIKSVATPISNSPWL; this is encoded by the exons atgGGAGGGGAGATTAGGAACGGGAATGTGGAGAAGGCGACGATCAGTATTCCTGAAATAAAGTTCACGAAGCTGTTTATTAACGGAGAGTTCGTTGACTCCATATCag GAAAGACGTTTGAGAACATAGATCCAAGAACTGAGGAAGTGATTGCAAATGTGTCTGAAGCGGACAAAGAGGATGTCGATTTAGCTGTCAAAGCTGCTCGTCAGGCCTTCGACCATGGCCCCTGGCCTCGACTGCCTGGATGT GAACGGCGAAGAATAATGCTGAAGTTGGCAGACCTAATGGACGAAAACGTTGAAGAACTAGCAGCATTGGACGCACTCGATGCAGCAAATCTGTACAGTTTGGGGAAGGCCAAGCAAATCCACGACGGAGCAGAACTGATACGTTACTACGCGGGCGCGGCCGACAAAATTCATGGAACCACGCTAAAAATGTCGCGCGAGTTACAAGGTTATACGCTGGTTGAGCCTATTGGCGTGGTCGGACACATAATTCCCTGGAATTTCCCCATTCAAATGTTTGTCTTGAAAGTCGGCCCAGCACTGTCTGCGCTTTACTGTGCTCATTTGGCTAAGCAG GCTGGTGTGCCCGATGGGGTGATCAATGTGGTGACAGGCTATGGATCCACTGCTGGTGCTGCCATTAGCTCTCACATGGACATTGACATG GTAAGTTTTACAGGGTCTACAGAGACAGGACACCGTATAATGCAAGCCGCAGCGACAAGCAACTTGAAAGCTGTGTCACTTGAACTGGGAGGCAAGTCCCCCTTCATAGTGTTCGACGATGCAGATGTTGATAGAGTTGCTCCTCTTGCTCTCGTTGGATGTTTCTTCAACCAG GGCCAAATATGTGTAGCGGGTACTCGTACTTTTGTTCAGGAAGGGATATACGACAAGTTCATCACGAGATTGTTGGAAGAGGTGAAAGCATGGGTTGTAGGCGACCCTTTTGATCCAAATGTTAATCAGGGCCCACAA GTCGACAAGAAACAATACGAGAAAGTTCTTTCGTATATCGAGCGTGGAAAGAAGGAAGGAGCAACATTGTTAGTTGGTGGTAAGCCTCTTCCTGGAAAGGGGTACTATATTGAGCCCACGATATTTACTGATGTTACT GACGATATGACCATTGCTAAGGAAGAAATATTTGGACCTGTTATGTCAATCATGAAATTCAG GACTGTGGAAGAGGCGATCAAGAGAGCTAATGGCACAAAATACGGATTAGCAGCAGGGATTATGACTAATGACCTCAACATAGCAAACACAGTTGCGAGATCGCTGCGGGCTGGTGCAGTTTGGATAAATTGCTACTTTGCGTTTGACAACGATTTGCCTGTCGGGGGTTACAAAATGAGCGGGTTTGGAAAGGACATGGGAATCGAAGCCCTTCACAAGTATCTGCAAATCAAATCTGTTGCTACTCCCATTTCCAACTCTCCATGGCTTTGA